AGAAACATAAAGTTCCTGCAACCGTGAGGGTTACCATTCATCGGGGAAATGTCAGAGACCTGGATAATGTAGCTCGACTGCTGCTTGAGGACTTCGGCCTATCCTCGTTTGGATGTAATTCCGCTTCCCATCTCGGTTTGTGCCGAAAGAACGCTGAACAGGTCCAGTTGAGCGCGGAAGAACGTTCCCTGGCGATGAAATCTCTCATAGCCCTTTCCCGGAAATACGACGGGCGGATATCCGCTACAGCCGGCCCTCTTGCTGAGGCCCGCGCCTGGCGCGAAATGGAGCGTGCTAGAGAGCAGGGATTGGAGGGACTTCCCGGTCGTGGATTCCTCGTCGGCTGCGGAACCTCGTTTTCCAAAATAGGGGTCCGAGCTGATGGAGTAATGGTTCCATGTGTTCAAATACCGGACATGGCCCTTGGCCGAATCAATAGCGACGACCTTACGGAAATCTGGCAGAACAATTCCGAGCTAAACCGGTTTAGAAATCGAAGAGAAATTCCCCTCTCTTCGTTTGAATTTTGCGCAGGGTGCGACTACACGCAATATTGCACCGGAAATTGTCCCGCCACTTCGTACACTCTGGTGCATGATGCCTGGCATCCTAGCCCGGATTCCTGCTTCAGGTCATTCCTTCAATCAGGGGGAACCTTGCCGCCTGAAGAGGAACTTTCCAGTTCGACCCAAGGAGGCATTTGTCATGAGTGAAACAGATCAAAGCTCACGCCCTTCCTGGCCCCTCAATACGATCTATTTCTACCTGACAAAAGGCTGCAACCTGCGATGCCGCCATTGCTGGATAACACCGAAGTTTCAGGGGGACGATCAATCTTATCCTTCGCTTGCCCCAGACCTGTTCCGGTCTATTCTTGAACAGGCAAAGCCGCTCGGCCTATCGTCACTCAAATTCACAGGGGGGGAGCCACTCATCCATCCGCAAATAACAGAATTGCTGGACCACGTTCAGACAGAGAACTTGCCGCTCGCGGTGGAAACAAACGGAGTCGCCTGTACGCCGGAACTCGCCGGAAAAATCAGGGCATGCAAGGATCCGTTTGTTTCTGTGAGCCTTGACGGCGCCGACGCGGAAACCCATGAGTGGGTTCGAGGGGTTAAGGGGTGCTTTGAAGCTGCTTTGGCTGGGATCAAGAACCTCGTGGACGAGGGGTTACCGCCTCAGATCATCATGACGGTGATGCGCCGAAATGTCAGTCAAATGGACTCCATGGCTCGCCTCGCTGAATCCTTGGGAGCGTCATCGCTGAAATTCAACGTTCTTCAGCCCACCGCCCGCGGGGCGCACATTCATGAGTCTCATGGCGCTCTCAGCATCGAAGAATTGTTGAAATTGGGCCGGTGGGTAGAGAATGACCTGAGCAAAACCACAAAAATGCGTCTAATGTTTGACCATCCGATGGCTTTCCGTCCTCTGGGAAAGATTTATAGTTCTCAGGGCGACGGTTGCGGCACGTGCGGTGTGCTGGGTATTCTCGGGGTTCTGGGAGACGGCGCCTATGCCCTGTGTGGCATCGGGGAAACGGTCCCGGAAATGGTGTTCGGTCACGCGGGGACCGACCGCCTGGAAGATGTCTGGATGGGCAGCCCGGTGTTGACGGAGATCCGTGAGGGAATGCCCAAGGCCTTAAAGGGCATCTGTGGGCAGTGTCTCATGCGCTCGCGATGCCGGGGGAGCTGTATAGCGCAAAACTACTATTCGAATAAGGATCTTTGGGCTCCATTCTGGTTCTGCCGCGAGGCTCACTCCAGGGGACTCTTCCCAGTTAGCCGCCTTGCAGAAGACGACCCTGGGGATAGGTCCGCCGCTGTGGCATGACAGATAATAAGAATAAGTGAGTCAATCAATCGATCCCTCGTTTTCAAGAGGTGTCAAATCCACGGATAGAAAGGATTACA
The window above is part of the Desulfomonilaceae bacterium genome. Proteins encoded here:
- the scmE gene encoding SynChlorMet cassette radical SAM/SPASM protein ScmE, with the translated sequence MTLMKTPRSVDLLITGKCNLRCKYCSYFSSGAEVEEDLPTEEWLTFFEELNRSMVMDVCFQGGEPLMRPDLPELIQGVVRNGMRFSILSNGTLITDETAQFLASTGRCNYVQVSIDGSGAETHDVCRGAGNFERAVNGLKLLQKHKVPATVRVTIHRGNVRDLDNVARLLLEDFGLSSFGCNSASHLGLCRKNAEQVQLSAEERSLAMKSLIALSRKYDGRISATAGPLAEARAWREMERAREQGLEGLPGRGFLVGCGTSFSKIGVRADGVMVPCVQIPDMALGRINSDDLTEIWQNNSELNRFRNRREIPLSSFEFCAGCDYTQYCTGNCPATSYTLVHDAWHPSPDSCFRSFLQSGGTLPPEEELSSSTQGGICHE
- the scmF gene encoding SynChlorMet cassette radical SAM/SPASM protein ScmF, with product MSETDQSSRPSWPLNTIYFYLTKGCNLRCRHCWITPKFQGDDQSYPSLAPDLFRSILEQAKPLGLSSLKFTGGEPLIHPQITELLDHVQTENLPLAVETNGVACTPELAGKIRACKDPFVSVSLDGADAETHEWVRGVKGCFEAALAGIKNLVDEGLPPQIIMTVMRRNVSQMDSMARLAESLGASSLKFNVLQPTARGAHIHESHGALSIEELLKLGRWVENDLSKTTKMRLMFDHPMAFRPLGKIYSSQGDGCGTCGVLGILGVLGDGAYALCGIGETVPEMVFGHAGTDRLEDVWMGSPVLTEIREGMPKALKGICGQCLMRSRCRGSCIAQNYYSNKDLWAPFWFCREAHSRGLFPVSRLAEDDPGDRSAAVA